The DNA sequence CTTGATTTTATCGGACAGAACCTTTGTGCCCCCCGTCACCGACGATTTGTCCCCACCGGCTTCGCGGATCACCGGTGCCGACTCACCCGTAATGGCCGACTCATCGATGGTCGCCAGTCCTTCGATAATCTCGCCGTCCGACGGGATGATATCGCCCGGTTCGCACAGGAACACATCCCCCTTTTTGAGCTGTGCCGACGAGATCACCGATACCTCATTCACTTTATGCTGACCAACGGGCCGGACTATTTTGGCGGGCGTTTCCTGGCGCGTTTTACGGAGCGATTCGGCTTGTGCTTTGCCCCGCGCTTCGGCAATGGCCTCGGCGAAGTTAGCGAACAGTATTGTCAGCAGCAGGATGGCGGTTATGACGCTGTTGTAGACAAGCGAGCCCTGGGTCGTATCGCCTGACAGCGCGATATAGGCCGTCACGACCAGCATGATGACCGTGCCGATTTCGACCGTAAACATCACCGGATTCTTGATTAACACCACCGGATTGAGTTTACTGAACGATTGTTTTATGGCGGTTCCCAGCTGTTCGCGTTGGAACAAAGCCGTGCCACGGGCGGCTTTCGGGGATTGATTCTTTATCATTTTTGTTAACTTTGATAAAACGGGATTTGACTGTGACAGTTGAGCAGGCTTCTGTTGAAAGCATTTTTCATGAGATGGGGTATGCTTCCAGCACGGATTACGCGATCAAAAAAGCGTGGGAAGAACTGCTGCGGGATCTTAAAGTCAGTTTAGAACGCATTGATACGTTTGAGCGAAAATATGGCATGTCTTACGCCGACTTTGATAAGCAATTTCATGAGCTGACCCAATACAGTTTGTTCGAACGTGAGGATGATAGCATGGATTGGCGACTTGAACTCAACGAAATTCGTGAAGTTGAAAAACGTCTCATCAAGCTCGTTTCATGACGCCAGACCTCTCTCCCTTCGCATTTATCAGTGTATCAACTGGGATTGAGCGTATCGAGCAGCGTCGTACAGCCACTACGTCACGAATGCAACTTACATGTATCGATGGCTCTGTTTTGCACGTTCGCGAAAACCACATTTCGGCAACTGGCTGGATTGATTATGCTTGCCAGTGGCAGCTCCCCAATCACCAGCTAATCCGTTGGTGGGACAATGCGCATGAAGTACCGGGCATCGCCACTTCACCCCACCACCAGCACATCGGCTCCGAAGACAACGTGCACCCTTCCGAACCCATGACCCTTGAGCAAGTGCTCTCTTTCATTGCCGTGCAGTTAACGTAGTGAGAAAAACTCGGCGAGTGGTCCCAGTGTCAGGGCCGGGAAGAACGCCAGAGCCGCAATGATCGCGATCACCGCAAACGTCATCAGCCCAAACGTACCCGTATCGGTTGGCAGCGTCCCCATACTCTGCGGCACAAACTTCTTCTGAGCCAGTAACCCCGCGATAGCCAGCGGCCCGATAATGGGCAGGAAGCGACCCAGCAGCAGCACAAAGCCGGTTGAAACATTCCACCAGACGTTGTTATCCCCCAGCCCCTCGAAGCCCGAGCCATTGTTAGCCGCCGACGAGGTGAACTCGTACAGCATCTCGGAGAAGCCATGAAAACCGGCCGGAGTGACGTTACAGTTGCTGAGCCAGGTGGCAGGCTTCACCGCCCAGTCGGCATCGGGCCAGTTGACGAGCGTATAGGTTGCCAGCGCCGTACCCGTCAAAATCAGCAACGGGTGCAGAATAGCGATCAGCGAAGCAATTTTCATCTCGCGTGCTTCTACTTTGCGACCAAAGAACTCCGGAGTACGGCCTACCATCAGTCCCGAGATGAATACCGCCACGATCAGGTAGATATAATAGTTGAGAAAACCAACGCCACAGCCCCCGTAAAAGGCATTAGTCATCATACCCAGCAGTTGCATGGCACCCGACAGCGGCATTGATGAGTCATGCATGCTGTTGACCGAACCCGTTGAAATGATGGTGGTCACGATGCTCCAGTAAGCCGACGCCATGGGGCCAAACCGGACTTCTTTACCTTCCATGACGCCCGTTGGCTGCGCAATGCCCAGCTGCGCCAAGGCCGGGTTACCGCCCACTTCCGACACGATGGTGGGAACCAGCAACAATAGCATGCCAATGGTCATCACGCCATACACAACCCAGGCGAACTTCCGTCGTCTGATGTAGAAACCCAGCGCGAATACCATAGCGATCGGGATGAGTACCTGCGTGACCATCTCGACCATGTTGGTCAGGTAGTTCGGGTTCTCCAGGGGATGCGCCGAGTTGACCCCGAACCAGCCCCCCCCGTTGGTACCGAGGTGCTTGATGGCGATCATACCGGCCGCCGGACCGCGCGACACACCTACGGTATCGCCCTGCAGCGTTACGATGGTATCTTTGCCGTCAAAACTGGCGGGCGTTCCGTTGAACGCCAGGATCACAGCGACCAGCAGCGAAATCGGTAACAGCAGCCGGGTGATCGACTTTACGAAGTACGTGTAGAAGTTACCCGACCGCTCGGTCACCTCCGGCAGAAAGTGCCGAAAAACAAGGACCAACGCTGCAATACCCGTTGCCGCCGACACGAACTGTAGGAACGTAACGACGCCCAGCTGGGTCAGGTATGTAAGCCCCGACTCACCGGAATAGTGCTGCAAATCGCAGTTCACCAGGAAGCTGATGGCCGTATTGAAAGCCAGGTCGGGCGACATGGACGGGTTACCATCGGGGTTGAGCGGCAGGCTCCCCTGCGTGATCAGGAGCACAAAGGCCAGTACAAACCAGACCAGATTGACGGTCAGCAACGCGACCAGGTTCTCTTTCCAGTGCATATCGCGCGACGCGTCAATACCCCCGATCCGGAAAATCAGCCGTTCGACCGGCGCCATAAAATCCAGTGCGTTCGGTTTATTAGCGAACACCTTGGCGAGGTAATTACCCAGCGGGATAGCCAGTAATACGGTCAGGCCGTACATGACGATCACGCCTAAAATTTCTGTTGTCATTGCGTAAAGAGCCAAAAGAAGCGTGGAAAATATAGTGCGAAGGCGTTCACTGAATCAGAAGCGTTCGGGCCGGATCAGCACATAGAGCATGTAGGCGAAAACCAGCAGGGAGATGATGAATAAAAGCATGTCTTAGGTAGAGACGCAATCCCTTGCGTCTGTTTTACTACGTCTGTTACGCGACTAGATCCGTTCGAACCAGTCGATGGCTTTGTAGAAGAGGGCGAAGCAGAGCAGCGCCGAAACGAGGAGCAGAAAAATGGTTACCATTGATTAATCAGGTTGTTTGGTTACCGAAGGGGTATGCCAAGAATCGGCCCAGACGAGCCACCAGCGCAAAAACAAACCCATACATCATTGTCAGTTAACCATTTACCTAAAAAATTCAACACTTTAGATAGGGCACAAAAAAGCGGACCTTACCAAAATGGTAGGGTCCGCTTTTCAATTCGGTAGTGTGTTCAGGACCAATACGTCCGATACGGCCTAGTCGAGGGCCAGAATCACGGCTGATTTGGCAGCTACCGATAAGGGCTGACTGAGCGGCTGGGTCTGGCCCGTCAGTACGTCGGTAGCCGTTTTCCTACCGGCCAGCACTTCGCCGTATTTAACCATGTCCAGCGTTTTAGCATCTGCCGATTTATTCATGACCACCAGTACGCGCTGCGCGTCGGTATAGCGTACGTATACGTACAGACCCTCCCGGGCCGCAAAATGCTTGAGCTTACCCGTTTGCACAGCCTCGTTGGATTTGCGCCAGGT is a window from the Spirosoma rigui genome containing:
- a CDS encoding potassium-transporting ATPase subunit F, with the protein product MLLFIISLLVFAYMLYVLIRPERF
- the kdpA gene encoding potassium-transporting ATPase subunit KdpA; translated protein: MTTEILGVIVMYGLTVLLAIPLGNYLAKVFANKPNALDFMAPVERLIFRIGGIDASRDMHWKENLVALLTVNLVWFVLAFVLLITQGSLPLNPDGNPSMSPDLAFNTAISFLVNCDLQHYSGESGLTYLTQLGVVTFLQFVSAATGIAALVLVFRHFLPEVTERSGNFYTYFVKSITRLLLPISLLVAVILAFNGTPASFDGKDTIVTLQGDTVGVSRGPAAGMIAIKHLGTNGGGWFGVNSAHPLENPNYLTNMVEMVTQVLIPIAMVFALGFYIRRRKFAWVVYGVMTIGMLLLLVPTIVSEVGGNPALAQLGIAQPTGVMEGKEVRFGPMASAYWSIVTTIISTGSVNSMHDSSMPLSGAMQLLGMMTNAFYGGCGVGFLNYYIYLIVAVFISGLMVGRTPEFFGRKVEAREMKIASLIAILHPLLILTGTALATYTLVNWPDADWAVKPATWLSNCNVTPAGFHGFSEMLYEFTSSAANNGSGFEGLGDNNVWWNVSTGFVLLLGRFLPIIGPLAIAGLLAQKKFVPQSMGTLPTDTGTFGLMTFAVIAIIAALAFFPALTLGPLAEFFSLR
- a CDS encoding toxin-antitoxin system TumE family protein; its protein translation is MQLTCIDGSVLHVRENHISATGWIDYACQWQLPNHQLIRWWDNAHEVPGIATSPHHQHIGSEDNVHPSEPMTLEQVLSFIAVQLT